In Mycobacterium sp. Aquia_216, a genomic segment contains:
- a CDS encoding sulfite exporter TauE/SafE family protein, translating to MFALVVLFLVALAAGALGGLVGTGSSLVLLPILVTMYGPRIAVPIMGIAAVMANVGRVAAWWRRICWRPVLAYALPGTPAAVLGAHTLLTISQTLVDGTLGVFFLTMVPVRRIVAARQWRVRLWQLAIAGAVVGFLTGLILSTGPLSVPMFTGYGLSGGAFLGSEAASSLVLYSGKLATFGQFGALSGTVLVRGLAIGAALMIGPFLARGLVRRVRPHTYALLIDIVLLTAAGGMFVAMGSR from the coding sequence ATGTTCGCTCTTGTTGTCCTGTTTCTCGTCGCGTTGGCCGCCGGGGCGCTCGGCGGCCTGGTCGGCACCGGCTCGTCGCTGGTGCTGCTGCCGATCCTGGTGACGATGTACGGGCCGCGAATTGCCGTGCCCATCATGGGGATTGCGGCGGTGATGGCCAACGTCGGCCGCGTGGCGGCCTGGTGGCGACGGATTTGTTGGCGGCCGGTGCTCGCCTACGCCCTGCCGGGCACGCCCGCGGCGGTGCTCGGCGCGCACACATTGCTGACCATCTCGCAGACCTTGGTCGACGGCACGCTCGGTGTGTTTTTCCTCACTATGGTGCCGGTGCGCCGCATCGTGGCGGCCCGGCAGTGGCGGGTGCGACTGTGGCAGCTGGCAATCGCGGGTGCCGTCGTGGGCTTCCTCACCGGCCTGATTCTGTCGACCGGGCCGCTCAGCGTTCCAATGTTCACCGGATACGGCCTCAGCGGCGGAGCCTTCCTCGGCTCCGAAGCAGCCAGCTCGCTGGTGCTCTACTCGGGCAAGCTGGCGACCTTCGGTCAGTTCGGCGCCCTGAGCGGCACTGTCCTGGTCCGCGGGCTCGCGATCGGAGCGGCCCTGATGATCGGCCCCTTCCTCGCGCGCGGCCTCGTGCGCCGTGTCCGCCCGCATACCTATGCGCTGTTGATCGACATTGTGCTGTTGACCGCCGCCGGGGGCATGTTCGTCGCGATGGGCTCGCGATAA
- a CDS encoding FAD-dependent monooxygenase, producing MRILVSGGGVAGLSVGIDLGADGHDVTIVERADHLRVNGSPIDIRGDSIAVADKMGVLGEIRDHRIDMSERVQFIDEHGAVVAELPEDFGDSPDDIEIPREDLTTILHNHLGPSVELRFGESIAAVDDDDRGVDVRFASGAADRYDLLVGADGMHSAVRRLTFGPEQQFLAHLGFYTALANLPDYVPSGRINPMYNFPGHLAGIAAYDDKALAVFLFRSSWIDYDYHDLAAQKRILTDAFAGHHEWRIPELLDAAVQDPELYFDSVSQIHMPSWDRGRIVLVGDAAHCASPLSGRGTALALTGAWFLAQALRDHPGDITAAFAQYERDQRPHVARCQATAAPGGDRLVPATQEQIDARNRGFSPAAAD from the coding sequence ATGCGCATTCTCGTCTCCGGCGGCGGTGTCGCGGGCCTCAGCGTGGGGATCGACCTCGGTGCGGACGGCCACGACGTGACCATCGTCGAACGCGCCGACCATCTGCGGGTCAACGGATCTCCCATCGACATTCGCGGTGACTCGATCGCCGTGGCCGACAAGATGGGTGTGCTGGGCGAGATCCGCGACCACCGCATCGACATGAGCGAACGCGTGCAGTTCATCGACGAACACGGCGCCGTGGTCGCCGAACTGCCCGAAGACTTCGGCGACTCCCCCGACGACATCGAGATACCCCGCGAAGACCTCACCACCATCCTGCACAACCACCTCGGGCCGTCGGTCGAGCTGCGGTTCGGCGAGTCCATCGCAGCAGTCGACGACGATGATCGCGGCGTCGACGTCCGCTTCGCGTCCGGCGCGGCCGATCGCTATGACCTGCTCGTGGGAGCCGACGGGATGCATTCGGCCGTCCGGCGGCTCACCTTCGGGCCCGAGCAACAGTTTCTTGCCCACCTCGGCTTCTACACCGCACTGGCCAACCTGCCCGATTACGTTCCATCCGGGCGTATCAACCCGATGTACAACTTCCCCGGTCACCTGGCCGGCATCGCCGCCTATGACGATAAAGCGTTGGCGGTCTTCTTGTTTCGGTCGTCCTGGATCGACTATGACTACCACGACCTCGCCGCGCAGAAGCGCATCCTCACTGACGCCTTCGCCGGCCACCACGAGTGGCGAATCCCCGAACTTCTCGACGCCGCGGTACAAGACCCGGAGCTCTACTTTGACTCGGTCAGCCAGATTCACATGCCCAGCTGGGACCGCGGCCGCATCGTCCTGGTCGGCGACGCCGCGCACTGCGCCTCCCCACTTTCCGGCCGCGGCACCGCCCTGGCCTTGACCGGCGCGTGGTTTCTCGCCCAAGCCCTCCGCGACCACCCCGGCGACATCACCGCGGCATTCGCACAATACGAGCGCGACCAGCGGCCCCACGTCGCCCGCTGCCAGGCAACCGCGGCACCCGGCGGTGACCGCCTGGTCCCGGCCACCCAGGAACAGATCGATGCGCGCAACCGCGGCTTCAGCCCGGCGGCCGCAGACTGA
- the murD gene encoding UDP-N-acetylmuramoyl-L-alanine--D-glutamate ligase produces MPGLEPLAAGAPVLIAGARVTGRAILGALTRFGAAATLCDDDPAMLRPYADSGVPTVDPAAAVQQIAGYELVVTSPGFQPSAPVLAAAAAAGVPIWGDVELAWRLDAEGCYGPPRRWLVVTGTNGKTTTTSMLHAMLIAGGRRSLLCGNIGDPVLDVLDQPADLLAVELSSFQLFWAPSLRPEAGVVLNIAEDHLDWHASMAEYTAAKARVLNGRVAVVGLDDGRAAALLSTAAAPVRAGFRLGEPAAGELGVRDGQLVDRAFADDLALLPAASIPVPGPVGVLDTLAAAALARSVDVPAGAIADAVSTFRLGRHRCEVVAVADGIRYVDDSKATNPHAAEASVLAYPRVVWVAGGLLKGASLDAEVARIASRLVGAVLIGRDRQEVAEALSRHAPDVPVVQVVTGEDAGMHATADTDVTKVDNVGDSLGVRVMTAAVAAARDLAKPGDTVLLAPAGASFDQFSGYAERGDAFAAAVRAALR; encoded by the coding sequence ATGCCCGGGCTCGAACCCTTGGCGGCGGGTGCGCCCGTCCTGATCGCCGGTGCCCGGGTGACCGGCCGGGCGATTCTGGGTGCGCTGACCCGGTTCGGCGCCGCGGCCACGCTGTGCGACGACGACCCGGCCATGCTGCGCCCGTACGCCGACAGCGGTGTCCCGACCGTCGATCCGGCGGCGGCGGTGCAGCAGATCGCGGGGTATGAGCTGGTGGTCACCAGTCCCGGATTCCAGCCGTCGGCGCCGGTGCTGGCGGCCGCGGCGGCGGCGGGCGTGCCGATCTGGGGTGACGTGGAATTGGCCTGGCGGCTGGACGCCGAGGGCTGTTACGGGCCGCCGCGCCGCTGGTTGGTCGTGACCGGCACCAACGGGAAGACCACGACGACGTCGATGCTGCATGCCATGTTGATCGCGGGGGGTCGGCGCAGCCTGCTGTGCGGCAACATCGGTGACCCCGTGCTCGACGTCCTGGACCAGCCGGCCGACCTGCTGGCCGTCGAATTGTCGAGTTTCCAGCTGTTCTGGGCACCGTCGCTGCGACCCGAGGCGGGCGTGGTGCTCAACATCGCCGAGGACCACCTCGACTGGCATGCGTCGATGGCGGAGTACACCGCGGCGAAGGCCCGCGTGCTCAACGGCCGGGTGGCGGTGGTCGGCCTGGACGACGGCCGGGCGGCCGCTTTGCTGAGCACGGCGGCGGCGCCGGTGCGGGCGGGTTTCCGGCTTGGCGAGCCGGCCGCGGGGGAGCTCGGCGTGCGGGACGGTCAGCTGGTCGACCGCGCGTTTGCCGACGACCTGGCCCTGCTACCGGCCGCGTCCATCCCGGTGCCGGGCCCGGTCGGCGTGCTCGACACCCTGGCCGCGGCGGCGCTGGCCCGCAGCGTCGACGTGCCCGCCGGCGCGATCGCCGACGCCGTCTCGACGTTTCGGCTGGGCCGGCATCGCTGCGAAGTCGTCGCGGTGGCCGACGGGATCCGGTACGTCGACGACTCGAAGGCCACCAACCCCCATGCCGCCGAGGCGTCGGTGCTGGCCTACCCGCGGGTGGTGTGGGTAGCCGGGGGTTTGCTCAAGGGCGCCTCGCTGGACGCCGAGGTCGCCAGAATAGCGTCTCGGCTGGTCGGCGCGGTGCTCATCGGCCGGGACCGCCAAGAGGTTGCCGAGGCGTTATCGCGACACGCGCCCGATGTCCCCGTCGTCCAGGTTGTGACAGGCGAGGATGCTGGTATGCATGCGACTGCTGATACTGATGTGACAAAAGTTGACAATGTGGGGGATAGTCTCGGCGTTCGCGTGATGACCGCAGCCGTGGCCGCGGCTCGTGATTTGGCAAAGCCGGGCGATACGGTGCTGCTGGCGCCGGCCGGCGCGTCGTTTGACCAGTTCAGCGGCTACGCCGAGCGTGGGGACGCATTCGCGGCCGCCGTGCGCGCGGCGCTGCGGTAG
- a CDS encoding UDP-N-acetylmuramoyl-L-alanyl-D-glutamate--2,6-diaminopimelate ligase, with the protein MADHEDHAASQGGVSGVQASTELRPSRVAGVGLSALAAQVGAVLADGSAIPDVAITGVTLRAQDVLPGDLFAALAGSATHGARYAGDAVGRGAAAVLTDAAGAAEMGALADAVPTVLHPAPRSVLGGLAATVYGNPSDRVTVVGITGTSGKTTTTYLVESGLRAGGHTAGLIGTIGIRIDGADIPSALTTPEAPALQAMLAAMAERGVDTVVMEVSSHALTLGRVDGTRFAVGGFTNLSRDHLDFHPTMADYFEAKAVLFDPNSPLRARLAVVCVDDDAGRAMAARAAKAITVSAEGHCADWRAQDVVRVGAGGQEFTAIGPDGVAHRVGIRLPGNYNVANCLVALAILDAVGVSPEQAADGLLGIRVPGRLEEIDRGQDFLALVDYAHKPGALRAVLTTLLQPGRRLAVVFGAGGDRDPGKRGPMGGVAAELADLVVVADDNPRSEDPAAIRREILGGAAQGKAQVVEIGDRREAIRHAVGWAGPGDVVLIAGKGHETGQRAGGVVRPFDDRVELAAALDDLKAQR; encoded by the coding sequence ATGGCTGATCATGAGGATCATGCGGCGTCCCAGGGAGGTGTGAGCGGAGTGCAGGCGTCCACTGAGCTGCGGCCCAGCCGGGTCGCGGGCGTGGGATTGTCTGCCCTGGCGGCTCAGGTGGGCGCGGTCCTGGCTGACGGCAGCGCCATCCCGGATGTGGCGATCACCGGTGTGACGCTGCGCGCCCAGGACGTGTTGCCCGGCGATCTGTTCGCCGCGCTGGCTGGCTCGGCCACCCACGGCGCCCGCTATGCCGGCGACGCGGTAGGGCGCGGCGCCGCCGCGGTGCTCACCGATGCCGCCGGGGCCGCCGAGATGGGTGCCCTCGCCGACGCCGTGCCGACGGTGCTGCATCCCGCGCCGCGCAGCGTGCTCGGCGGGCTGGCCGCCACGGTCTACGGCAACCCATCCGATCGGGTGACGGTCGTCGGAATCACCGGCACATCCGGAAAAACCACCACCACCTATCTCGTCGAGTCGGGCCTGCGCGCCGGCGGCCACACCGCCGGGCTGATCGGCACCATCGGCATCCGCATCGACGGCGCCGACATCCCCAGCGCCCTGACCACCCCGGAGGCGCCCGCGCTGCAAGCGATGCTGGCCGCGATGGCCGAGCGCGGGGTGGACACCGTCGTCATGGAGGTCTCCAGTCACGCGCTGACGTTGGGCCGGGTCGACGGAACCCGTTTCGCGGTAGGCGGTTTCACCAACTTGTCCCGCGACCACCTCGACTTTCACCCCACCATGGCCGACTATTTCGAAGCCAAGGCGGTGCTGTTCGATCCGAACTCGCCGTTACGGGCCCGCCTGGCCGTGGTGTGCGTCGACGACGACGCCGGGCGCGCCATGGCCGCGCGCGCCGCCAAGGCAATCACGGTCAGCGCCGAGGGCCACTGCGCCGACTGGCGCGCACAGGACGTGGTGCGCGTGGGTGCCGGGGGACAGGAGTTCACCGCCATCGGGCCCGACGGGGTCGCGCACCGGGTCGGTATCCGGCTGCCGGGCAACTATAACGTCGCGAATTGCCTTGTGGCACTGGCGATTCTCGATGCGGTCGGGGTCTCCCCGGAGCAGGCGGCGGACGGGCTGCTGGGTATCCGCGTTCCCGGGCGCCTGGAAGAAATCGACCGCGGCCAGGATTTCCTCGCCCTCGTGGACTACGCCCACAAACCGGGTGCCCTGCGCGCGGTGTTGACCACGCTGCTGCAACCGGGTCGACGGCTGGCGGTGGTGTTCGGCGCCGGCGGCGATCGCGACCCGGGCAAGCGGGGGCCGATGGGCGGCGTCGCCGCCGAGCTGGCCGACTTGGTCGTCGTCGCCGACGACAACCCGCGCAGCGAGGATCCCGCGGCGATCCGCCGGGAGATCCTGGGCGGCGCCGCCCAAGGCAAGGCGCAGGTGGTCGAGATCGGCGACCGGCGCGAGGCGATCAGGCATGCGGTCGGCTGGGCTGGCCCCGGCGACGTGGTGCTGATCGCCGGCAAAGGCCACGAAACCGGCCAGCGTGCCGGCGGCGTGGTGCGTCCGTTCGACGACCGAGTGGAGCTGGCCGCCGCCCTGGATGACCTCAAGGCACAACGATGA
- a CDS encoding TetR/AcrR family transcriptional regulator, which produces MSLNRSVAPQRRRGRALEEALLAAAWQELTERGYDDFTIDAAAARAGTSRAVLYRRWSSKQELVLATLAYAAGKDVVVAPDTGSLRGDVIGLLQQANKVRIGLAAQVFIQLGSLYRETGTSLADLSTYVRGGRDTAMEQAIQRAVDRGEIQRGRVTERIGRLPADLWRHEILTTLRPLPDEAIEEIVDTIFLPLLGVQAPKSQL; this is translated from the coding sequence ATGTCTCTTAACCGGAGTGTCGCGCCGCAGCGCCGGCGGGGGCGCGCATTGGAAGAGGCGCTGCTGGCCGCCGCGTGGCAGGAGCTGACCGAACGCGGCTACGACGACTTCACCATCGACGCCGCGGCCGCGCGGGCTGGCACCAGCCGTGCGGTGCTCTATCGCCGTTGGTCCAGCAAGCAGGAGCTGGTGCTGGCCACATTGGCCTACGCGGCGGGCAAGGATGTGGTGGTCGCCCCCGACACGGGCAGCCTGCGTGGCGATGTCATCGGCCTGCTGCAGCAGGCCAATAAGGTCAGGATCGGGTTGGCCGCACAGGTATTCATCCAGCTCGGCAGCCTCTACCGGGAAACCGGCACCAGCCTGGCCGACCTCAGCACTTACGTCCGGGGCGGCCGCGACACCGCCATGGAGCAGGCGATCCAGCGCGCCGTCGATCGCGGCGAGATCCAGCGCGGACGCGTCACCGAGCGCATCGGACGCCTACCCGCCGACCTGTGGCGTCACGAAATCCTGACGACGCTGCGGCCGCTGCCCGACGAGGCCATCGAGGAGATCGTCGACACCATCTTTCTGCCCCTGCTGGGCGTGCAAGCGCCCAAATCGCAGCTGTGA
- the mraY gene encoding phospho-N-acetylmuramoyl-pentapeptide-transferase, giving the protein MRQILVAVAIALTVSILLTPALIRLFTKQGFGHQIREDGPPSHHTKRGTPSMGGVAIVAGIWAGYLGTHLAGLAFDGEGVSASGLLVLGLATILGGVGFLDDLIKIRRSRNLGLNKTAKTVGQIAAAVLFGVLVLQFHNANGLTPASADLSYVREIATVTLAPGLFVLFCVVVVSAWSNAVNFTDGLDGLAAGCMAMVTGAYVLITFWQYRNACATAPGLGCYNVRDPLDLALVAAATAGACIGFLWWNAAPAKIFMGDTGSLALGGIIAGLSVASRTELLAVVLGALFVAEVVSVVLQILTFRTTGRRVFRMAPFHHHFELSGWAETTVIIRFWLLTAIACGLGVALFYGEWLATVGA; this is encoded by the coding sequence GTGAGGCAGATCCTGGTCGCCGTCGCGATCGCCCTGACCGTGTCGATCCTGCTGACCCCGGCGCTGATCCGGCTGTTCACCAAGCAGGGATTCGGCCACCAGATCCGTGAAGACGGGCCCCCGAGCCACCACACCAAACGTGGCACCCCGTCGATGGGTGGCGTGGCGATCGTGGCGGGCATCTGGGCCGGTTACCTGGGCACCCACCTCGCCGGGTTGGCGTTCGACGGCGAGGGGGTGTCCGCGTCGGGCCTGCTGGTGCTGGGCCTGGCCACCATCCTGGGCGGCGTCGGATTCCTCGACGACCTGATCAAAATCCGCCGCTCGCGCAACCTGGGGTTGAACAAGACGGCCAAGACGGTCGGCCAGATCGCCGCCGCGGTGCTGTTCGGTGTGCTGGTCCTGCAGTTCCACAACGCCAACGGATTGACACCGGCCAGCGCGGATCTGTCCTACGTACGCGAAATCGCCACCGTCACACTGGCTCCCGGACTTTTCGTGTTGTTCTGCGTGGTCGTCGTCAGCGCCTGGTCCAACGCGGTCAACTTCACCGACGGCCTCGACGGGCTGGCCGCCGGCTGCATGGCGATGGTCACCGGCGCCTACGTGCTGATCACCTTCTGGCAGTACCGCAACGCCTGCGCCACGGCGCCGGGCCTGGGCTGCTACAACGTGCGCGACCCGCTGGACCTGGCTCTCGTCGCCGCCGCGACCGCGGGCGCGTGCATCGGCTTTCTGTGGTGGAACGCCGCGCCGGCCAAGATCTTCATGGGCGACACCGGCTCGTTGGCGCTGGGCGGCATCATCGCGGGGTTGTCCGTCGCCAGCCGAACCGAGCTGCTCGCGGTGGTGCTGGGCGCGCTGTTCGTCGCCGAAGTCGTCTCGGTGGTGCTGCAGATCCTGACCTTCCGGACCACCGGACGCCGGGTGTTCCGGATGGCGCCTTTCCACCATCATTTCGAGTTGAGCGGCTGGGCCGAAACGACCGTGATCATCCGCTTCTGGCTGCTCACCGCGATCGCCTGCGGCCTGGGCGTGGCCCTGTTCTACGGTGAGTGGCTCGCCACGGTCGGCGCGTGA
- the ftsW gene encoding putative lipid II flippase FtsW, with amino-acid sequence MGNALTRRLRRGKKKNEVPPADQGQAEVSADDNADDDTDTEAPTDAMETAEAADAPAADNVAEAPAAPAPTAVKAQLKDPQWSPRARFGAWLGRPMTSFHLIVAIAGLLTTLGLTMVLSASGVRSYGDDGSAWVIFGKQVLWTVIGVFGAYLSMRMPVRFLRRVAFPGYLVTIILLVLVLVPGIGNLANGSRKWFVVAGFSMQPSELAKIAFAIWGAHLLAARRLERASLREMLIPLVPAAVIALGLIVAQPDLGQTVSLGIILLALLWYAGLPLRVFGTSLLAVFMAGAVLAMSAGYRSDRVRSWINPENDPQDTGYQARQAKFALAHGGIFGDGLGQGTAKWNYLPNAHNDFIFAIIGEELGFIGAFGLLALFGLFAYTGMRIARRSADPFLRLLTATTTMWILGQAFINIGYVIGVLPVTGLQLPLISAGGTSTAATLFMIGIMCNAARHEPEAVAALRAGRDDKMNRLLRLPLPEPYSPTRLESFRDRKRSQPQPRTPAPGRPRRAPARKAEPPARKAARKAEPPLRPAFPRTAARSEPHSRHHGSDQRYPRQAAGQRQTRRARALEGQRYG; translated from the coding sequence GTGGGTAACGCGCTGACCCGGCGCCTACGCCGGGGCAAGAAGAAGAACGAGGTCCCGCCGGCTGATCAGGGCCAGGCGGAGGTCTCCGCCGACGACAATGCCGACGACGATACGGATACCGAGGCGCCGACGGACGCGATGGAAACCGCCGAGGCCGCCGACGCTCCCGCAGCGGACAACGTGGCCGAGGCGCCCGCAGCGCCCGCCCCGACGGCGGTAAAAGCCCAGCTCAAGGATCCGCAGTGGAGCCCGCGCGCCCGGTTCGGCGCTTGGCTGGGCCGCCCCATGACCTCGTTTCACCTGATCGTCGCAATCGCCGGGCTGCTGACCACGCTGGGCCTGACCATGGTGCTGTCGGCGTCGGGTGTGCGGTCCTACGGCGACGACGGGTCGGCGTGGGTGATCTTCGGCAAGCAGGTCTTGTGGACGGTCATCGGGGTCTTCGGCGCCTACCTCTCGATGCGGATGCCGGTGCGGTTCCTGCGCCGCGTCGCCTTCCCCGGCTACCTCGTCACGATCATCTTGCTGGTGCTGGTGCTCGTTCCCGGCATCGGAAACCTCGCCAACGGCTCGCGGAAGTGGTTCGTCGTCGCGGGCTTCTCGATGCAGCCCTCTGAGCTGGCCAAAATCGCGTTCGCCATCTGGGGTGCCCACCTGCTGGCGGCCCGGCGCCTGGAGCGGGCCTCGCTGCGCGAGATGTTGATTCCGCTGGTGCCGGCGGCGGTCATCGCGCTGGGGCTGATCGTGGCCCAGCCCGACCTGGGGCAGACGGTGTCGCTGGGCATCATCCTGCTCGCCCTGCTGTGGTACGCCGGGTTGCCGCTGCGAGTCTTCGGGACGTCGCTGCTCGCGGTCTTCATGGCCGGCGCGGTCCTCGCGATGTCGGCCGGCTACCGCTCGGACCGGGTGCGGTCGTGGATCAACCCCGAAAACGACCCGCAGGACACCGGCTACCAGGCCCGGCAGGCGAAATTCGCGCTGGCCCACGGTGGAATCTTCGGCGACGGTCTGGGCCAGGGCACCGCCAAATGGAATTACCTGCCCAACGCGCACAACGACTTCATCTTCGCGATCATCGGCGAGGAACTCGGCTTCATCGGCGCGTTCGGGCTGCTGGCGCTCTTCGGATTGTTCGCCTACACCGGAATGCGGATCGCGCGCCGGTCGGCCGACCCGTTCCTGCGGCTCCTGACCGCCACCACGACGATGTGGATCCTGGGGCAGGCCTTCATCAACATCGGCTACGTGATCGGCGTGCTGCCGGTCACCGGCCTGCAGCTGCCACTGATATCTGCTGGTGGAACATCCACGGCCGCCACACTTTTCATGATCGGCATCATGTGCAACGCGGCCCGGCACGAGCCCGAGGCGGTGGCGGCGCTGCGTGCCGGGCGCGACGACAAGATGAACCGGCTGCTGAGGCTGCCACTGCCGGAGCCGTATTCGCCGACCCGCCTCGAGTCGTTTCGCGACCGCAAGCGATCGCAGCCGCAGCCGCGAACGCCCGCCCCGGGACGGCCCCGCCGGGCTCCTGCCCGGAAGGCCGAGCCACCCGCTCGCAAGGCGGCCCGCAAGGCCGAGCCGCCACTGCGGCCGGCTTTTCCGCGGACAGCTGCCCGCTCGGAACCCCATTCAAGGCATCATGGATCTGATCAGCGCTACCCGAGACAGGCAGCCGGTCAGCGTCAAACACGACGCGCTCGCGCATTGGAAGGTCAGCGTTACGGGTGA
- a CDS encoding UDP-N-acetylmuramoyl-tripeptide--D-alanyl-D-alanine ligase, translated as MIDLTVAQIAEIVGGTLADISPQDAAELRVTGTVEFDSRAVGPGGLFLALPGARSDGHDHAASAVAAGAVAVLAARPVGVPAVVVTPEGASGSRAGVLEHDPDGSGAAVLGALAKLAAAVAAELVAGGLIIVGITGSSGKTSTKDLVAAVLAPLGEVVAPPGSFNNELGHPWTVLRATRRTDYLVLELSARHPGNIAALAQIAPPAIGVVLNVGTAHLGEFGSREAIARTKSELPQAIPSSGVVVLNVDDPSVAAMAHVTSGWVVRVSRSSQTDWGPSDVWAEGVSLDELARPRFTLHAMDARGALEAEVHLGVYGEHQVTNALCAGAVALQCGASIEQVAASLAAAGPVSRHRMQVTNRADGVTVIDDAYNANPDSMRAGLQALAQIARGRGDDAGEKRRSWAVLGEMAELGEDAITEHDGIGRLVVRLDVSRLVVVGTGRSVTAMHHAAVMEGAWGASGDRGAVHVADGDAALEFLRAELQPGDVVLVKASNAAGLGALAEALVAEGSAGTGGGARA; from the coding sequence ATGATCGACCTGACCGTCGCGCAGATCGCCGAAATCGTCGGCGGCACCCTGGCCGACATCTCGCCGCAGGACGCCGCGGAACTCCGCGTTACCGGGACCGTCGAATTCGACTCGCGCGCCGTCGGCCCCGGCGGGCTTTTTCTGGCACTGCCCGGCGCGCGCTCGGACGGCCACGACCACGCGGCCTCGGCGGTGGCGGCCGGCGCGGTGGCGGTGCTGGCCGCGCGGCCGGTCGGCGTTCCGGCTGTCGTCGTTACCCCCGAAGGAGCCTCCGGATCGCGCGCCGGCGTCCTCGAGCACGACCCCGACGGCTCGGGTGCCGCGGTGCTGGGCGCGCTGGCCAAGCTGGCCGCCGCGGTGGCCGCCGAACTGGTGGCCGGCGGCCTGATCATCGTCGGGATCACCGGCTCGTCGGGAAAGACGTCGACCAAGGACCTGGTGGCCGCGGTGCTCGCGCCGCTGGGTGAGGTGGTGGCACCGCCGGGATCGTTCAACAACGAGCTGGGCCATCCCTGGACGGTGCTGCGCGCGACGCGGCGCACCGACTACCTGGTTTTGGAGCTGTCGGCACGCCATCCCGGCAATATCGCGGCGCTGGCGCAGATCGCCCCGCCCGCGATCGGCGTGGTACTCAACGTGGGCACCGCGCACCTCGGCGAGTTCGGCTCGCGTGAGGCTATCGCGCGGACTAAATCCGAACTACCGCAAGCTATTCCATCGTCTGGGGTGGTCGTCCTCAACGTCGACGACCCGTCGGTGGCGGCGATGGCGCATGTCACCTCGGGCTGGGTGGTTCGGGTCAGCCGGTCCAGCCAGACCGATTGGGGACCCAGCGACGTCTGGGCCGAAGGCGTGTCGTTGGACGAATTGGCCAGGCCGCGCTTTACCCTGCACGCGATGGACGCGCGAGGCGCTCTTGAAGCCGAGGTGCACCTCGGCGTGTACGGCGAACACCAGGTCACCAATGCGCTGTGTGCCGGTGCGGTCGCCCTGCAGTGCGGCGCCAGCATCGAGCAGGTCGCCGCGTCGCTGGCCGCGGCCGGCCCGGTGTCGCGGCACCGCATGCAGGTGACCAACCGGGCCGACGGCGTGACCGTCATCGACGACGCCTACAACGCCAACCCCGACTCGATGCGAGCGGGACTGCAGGCGCTGGCGCAGATCGCCCGCGGCCGCGGTGACGACGCGGGCGAAAAGCGCAGGAGCTGGGCGGTGCTGGGCGAGATGGCCGAGCTGGGCGAGGACGCGATAACCGAGCACGATGGCATCGGCCGGCTGGTGGTGCGCTTAGATGTGTCTCGACTTGTTGTCGTGGGAACGGGGAGGTCGGTAACCGCCATGCACCACGCTGCGGTCATGGAGGGCGCATGGGGCGCTTCCGGCGACAGAGGGGCCGTGCACGTGGCCGACGGCGACGCCGCCCTGGAGTTTTTGCGGGCCGAGCTGCAACCCGGCGACGTGGTCCTGGTGAAGGCGTCGAACGCCGCCGGGCTCGGCGCCCTGGCTGAGGCGCTGGTCGCGGAGGGCTCGGCAGGCACCGGCGGCGGGGCTCGCGCGTGA